The following proteins are encoded in a genomic region of Diabrotica virgifera virgifera chromosome 1, PGI_DIABVI_V3a:
- the LOC126890589 gene encoding zinc finger protein 227-like codes for MEVKVEIKTEFPEYDQTCTEDHLSTSVDIQDLKNEPDEDHSGCLQKKDKMNFLKTSTEHSSHKEDMGTHADEKLLNKNIKVQTKKGPYKCQICLKQFSQRNNLKIHLRVHTGEKPYKCEICFKQFSQVEHLKTHLRVHTGEKPYKCEICLKSFNQAVTLRKHHLSIHTGEKPYKCEICFKQFNYSSNLRRHLKVHTREKSYKCEICFKQFTHAFSLKLHLQMHTGETLYKCDICFKQFSSSSNLKTHLMTHTREKHYQCEICLKRFTQKAHLKSHFRKHTGEKPYKCEICFKEFAYACNLKKHLRVHTGEKPYKCEICFKQFSQVEHLKTHLRVHTGGKPYKCEICFQKFTRAESLKSHLRIHTGEKPYKCEICFQTFTRAERLKSHLRIHTGEKPYKCEICFNQFSQNEHLKKHLRTHTGEKPYKCEICFKEFAYEFNLKRHLKLHTGERPYKCEICFKQFSQVEYLKTHLRVHTGEKPYKCEICFQQFNLADYLKTHLRRHIGEKYFKCEICLEDFAEACNLNAHLMKNHAEEKRLLFKKSAFTSVKSILSNLLKPSSS; via the coding sequence GTTGTCTCCAGAAAAAGGACAAAATGAACTTTCTGAAAACATCAACTGAACATTCATCTCATAAAGAAGATATGGGTACACATGCTGACGAAAaactattaaataaaaatataaaagttcAGACTAAAAAAGGACCTTACAAatgtcaaatttgtttaaaacaattttctcagcgaaataatttgaaaatacatttgagagtgcacactggagaaaagccttataagtgtgaaatttgttttaagcaatttagtcaagttgaacatttaaaaacacatttaagagtgcacactggagaaaagccttacaagtgtgaaatttgtttaaagtcaTTTAATCAGGCAGTCACATTAAGAAAACATCACTTAAGCatccacactggagaaaagccatacaagtgcgaaatttgttttaagcagtttaactATTCAAGTAATTTGAGAAGacatttgaaagtgcacactagagaaaaatcttacaagtgtgaaatttgttttaaacaatttactcATGCATTCAGTTTGAAACTACACTTACaaatgcacactggagaaacgctttacaagtgtgatatttgttttaaacaattttctagctccagtaatttgaaaacacatttgatgACTCACACTAGAGAAAAACATTATCAATGCGAAATTTGTCTAAAGCGGTTTACTCAAAAAGCTCATTTAAAATCACATTTTAGAaaacacactggagaaaagccttacaagtgtgaaatttgttttaaagagTTTGCTTACGcatgtaatttgaaaaaacatttaagagtgcacactggagaaaagccttataagtgtgaaatttgttttaagcaatttagtcaagttgaacatttaaaaacacatttaagGGTACACACTGGAggaaagccttacaagtgtgaaatttgttttcagAAATTTACTCGAGCAGAAAGTTTAAAAAGCCACTTAAgaattcacactggagaaaagccttacaagtgtgaaatttgttttcagACATTTACTCGAGCAGAAAGATTAAAAAGCCACTTAAgaattcacactggagaaaagccttataagtgtgaaatttgttttaatcaATTTAGTCAAAATGAACATTTAAAGAAACATTTAAGgacacacactggagaaaaaccttacaagtgtgaaatttgttttaaagagTTTGCTTACGAATttaatttgaaaagacatttaaaactgcacactggagaaaggccttataagtgtgaaatttgttttaagcaatttagtcaagttgaatatttaaaaacacatttaagggtacacactggagaaaagccttacaagtgtgaaatttgttttcagCAATTTAATCTAGCCGAttatttgaaaacacatttaagAAGACACATCGGAGAAAAATAtttcaagtgtgaaatttgtttggaAGACTTTGCTGAAGCGTGTAATTTGAATGCACACTTGATGAAAAACCATGCTGAAGAAAAACGtttactttttaaaaaaagtGCATTTACAAGTGTGAAGTCTATTTTAAGCAATTTACTCAAGccatcatcatcataa